In Corynebacterium nuruki S6-4, the following proteins share a genomic window:
- a CDS encoding WhiB family transcriptional regulator, with protein sequence MIRNGRLVVGNTDPDALAPHSDLTSDFDVLFEAVEQDWQEQALCAQTDPEAFFPEKGGSTREAKRICRACGVRDECLEYALEHDERFGIWGGLSERERRRLKKRLG encoded by the coding sequence GTGATCCGGAACGGCCGGCTCGTTGTCGGGAACACCGATCCGGACGCGCTGGCACCCCACTCGGACCTCACCAGCGACTTCGACGTCCTCTTCGAGGCGGTCGAGCAGGACTGGCAGGAGCAGGCGCTGTGCGCCCAGACCGATCCGGAGGCGTTCTTCCCGGAGAAGGGCGGATCGACCCGGGAGGCGAAGCGGATCTGCCGCGCATGCGGGGTCCGCGACGAGTGCCTCGAGTACGCACTCGAACATGATGAGCGGTTCGGGATCTGGGGCGGACTGTCCGAGCGCGAGCGTCGCCGCCTCAAGAAGCGGCTGGGGTAG
- a CDS encoding metallopeptidase family protein: MTGMDGHTGSFGHDRSARSIQRDTRGRGLRGVLMPRLPRQQTRSEKFDSAVLDVYADVLDRFGDELDGLDIAVDTVPRMRLEVSAPRWSDEVAADGPVPLGRLVPAGVDEEGTPTRPRLIVFRRPVEQRAETPEETEQWLRFIFARLVSTYLNITPDRVDPRLDWDFWD; encoded by the coding sequence ATGACCGGCATGGACGGACACACCGGGAGCTTCGGTCACGACAGGTCGGCACGGTCGATCCAGCGCGACACCAGGGGACGCGGCCTGCGGGGTGTACTCATGCCCCGGCTGCCCCGGCAGCAGACCCGGTCGGAGAAGTTCGACAGCGCTGTCCTGGACGTCTACGCGGACGTCCTCGACCGGTTCGGCGACGAGCTCGACGGCCTCGACATCGCCGTGGACACGGTCCCCCGCATGCGGCTGGAGGTCTCCGCCCCCCGGTGGTCCGACGAAGTCGCCGCGGACGGTCCGGTGCCGCTGGGACGGCTGGTTCCCGCAGGTGTCGACGAGGAAGGTACCCCGACCCGCCCCCGCCTCATCGTCTTCCGCCGTCCGGTCGAGCAGCGTGCGGAGACCCCGGAGGAGACCGAGCAGTGGCTGCGGTTCATCTTCGCCCGGCTGGTGTCGACCTACCTGAACATCACCCCGGACCGGGTCGACCCCCGTCTCGACTGGGACTTCTGGGACTGA
- a CDS encoding DUF3499 family protein has product MATLRYNYGARVATVGSLDAQSDPHSWDLCSRHLGRLSVPEGWTLDHVDGGVSEDFSDEEMQVLAEALAADDGDGQADGPGQPGRPGRTDTTGPRKTPDPVASTRVVRTADLEQPSGRHPSRRNLPRHTPPRHLHAVRDLQE; this is encoded by the coding sequence GTGGCGACCCTGCGTTACAACTACGGTGCCAGGGTGGCGACGGTGGGCTCCCTCGATGCTCAGAGTGACCCGCACAGCTGGGACCTGTGTTCCCGGCACCTCGGCCGGCTCTCCGTCCCCGAAGGATGGACGCTCGACCACGTCGACGGCGGTGTCAGCGAGGACTTCTCCGACGAGGAGATGCAGGTCCTCGCCGAGGCACTCGCCGCGGATGACGGTGACGGGCAGGCCGACGGACCGGGTCAACCGGGCCGGCCGGGCCGGACAGACACAACCGGACCGCGGAAGACCCCGGACCCCGTCGCATCGACGAGGGTGGTCCGCACCGCGGACCTGGAACAGCCGAGCGGACGCCACCCCTCCCGGCGCAACCTGCCGCGGCACACGCCGCCGCGTCACCTGCACGCCGTGCGCGACCTGCAGGAATGA